Proteins encoded together in one Myxococcales bacterium window:
- a CDS encoding ATP-binding protein: MLREPTLEKLHAMRLGVLASAWLEQDKSPDTLAMAFDDRFALLVEAEMLARENARLAKNLRDAKLRITDACIEGISFARERQLDKPMVRRLATCRWVTEHQTVIVTGATGTGKSYLACALAHEACRKGFRVVYRRVARLFDELRIARADGSYHRVLSRIAKADVLVLDDFALAPLTEEARRDLLEILEDRYGLRATVFTSQIGPDRWHAYLADPTVADAICDRVLHGAHKIALTGPSRRKTQEESKSET, translated from the coding sequence ATGCTGAGAGAACCGACTCTAGAGAAACTTCACGCCATGCGGTTGGGCGTGCTCGCCTCCGCCTGGCTCGAGCAGGACAAGTCTCCCGACACCCTCGCGATGGCCTTCGACGATCGCTTCGCACTCCTCGTCGAAGCCGAGATGCTCGCTCGCGAAAATGCTCGGCTCGCGAAAAATCTCCGCGACGCGAAGCTCCGGATCACCGACGCGTGCATCGAGGGAATCTCCTTCGCCCGTGAGCGTCAGCTCGACAAGCCCATGGTGCGCCGGCTCGCGACATGTCGTTGGGTCACCGAGCACCAGACGGTGATCGTCACGGGAGCCACCGGGACGGGCAAGAGCTACCTCGCATGCGCCCTCGCCCATGAAGCGTGCCGCAAAGGCTTCCGCGTCGTCTATCGACGCGTGGCGCGGCTCTTCGACGAGCTCCGCATCGCGCGCGCGGACGGCAGCTACCACCGCGTCCTGTCTCGGATCGCGAAGGCGGACGTCCTCGTGCTCGACGACTTCGCGCTCGCTCCCCTTACCGAGGAGGCGCGCCGAGATCTGCTCGAGATCCTCGAAGACCGCTACGGCCTTCGCGCGACCGTCTTCACGAGCCAGATCGGACCCGACCGATGGCACGCGTACCTGGCCGACCCCACCGTCGCGGACGCCATCTGCGATCGTGTGCTCCACGGCGCTCACAAGATCGCGCTCACCGGGCCCTCGCGGCGCAAGACGCAGGAAGAATCGAAGTCAGAAACTTGA